One window from the genome of Streptomyces cadmiisoli encodes:
- a CDS encoding DUF397 domain-containing protein codes for MNRKTIAGDASELAWFKSSYSGGNDGNSCVECAVTPGTVHVRDSKNSEGPRLALTPGAWADFVTYASGR; via the coding sequence ATGAACCGCAAGACCATTGCCGGGGACGCTTCCGAGCTGGCGTGGTTCAAGAGCAGCTACAGCGGCGGCAACGACGGCAACTCGTGTGTGGAATGCGCTGTCACCCCCGGCACCGTGCACGTCCGTGACTCCAAGAACAGCGAAGGCCCCCGGCTGGCGCTCACGCCCGGCGCCTGGGCGGACTTCGTCACCTACGCTTCCGGGCGCTGA
- a CDS encoding helix-turn-helix domain-containing protein has translation MDPDDEWGVAVITTVGRQLKLRREARGMRAAEFGVAVGYGEDLVYKIEGGKRIPRQEYLDKADEVLSAGGLIAAAWEDVKRVRYPKKVRELGKLEAKAVEIALYECHIIPGLLQTSEHARSVIGAAQPPYSPDDVERMVAARLARQSVFERSPAPALGFVLEEGVLRRPIGGTMAWRQQLERLLEVGRLHNVVLQVMPMNCDTHSGLDGRIELLKFPDGTAVGRSDGAFNGRATTEPKHLRILELRYGIIRAQALSPRESLALIEQLLGET, from the coding sequence GTGGATCCGGACGACGAATGGGGCGTCGCGGTCATCACGACAGTGGGCCGGCAGTTGAAACTGCGGCGCGAGGCGAGGGGCATGCGGGCCGCCGAGTTCGGGGTGGCCGTGGGGTACGGGGAGGACCTGGTCTACAAGATCGAGGGCGGGAAGCGGATTCCCCGGCAGGAGTATCTGGACAAGGCCGACGAGGTGTTAAGCGCGGGCGGGCTCATCGCGGCGGCTTGGGAGGACGTGAAGAGGGTCCGGTATCCGAAGAAGGTTCGGGAGCTGGGGAAGCTTGAGGCCAAAGCGGTCGAGATCGCTCTGTACGAGTGCCACATCATCCCCGGCCTGTTGCAGACGTCGGAGCACGCGCGATCCGTGATCGGGGCGGCGCAGCCGCCGTACTCGCCGGACGACGTGGAACGCATGGTGGCCGCTCGTCTCGCCCGGCAGTCGGTCTTCGAGCGCTCGCCCGCGCCTGCACTCGGCTTCGTCCTGGAAGAGGGGGTCCTGCGGCGGCCCATCGGGGGCACAATGGCGTGGCGTCAGCAGCTCGAACGTCTGCTGGAGGTGGGCCGGTTGCACAACGTCGTGCTTCAGGTGATGCCGATGAACTGCGACACCCACTCCGGCCTGGACGGTCGCATCGAGTTGCTGAAGTTCCCGGACGGTACGGCTGTGGGGCGCTCGGACGGCGCGTTCAACGGCCGGGCGACCACCGAGCCCAAACACCTGCGCATCCTTGAACTGCGGTATGGCATTATCCGGGCTCAGGCGCTCTCTCCGCGGGAGTCGCTGGCCTTGATCGAGCAACTGCTGGGAGAAACATGA